Part of the Paenibacillus sp. YPG26 genome, GCGCTTCAAAGCCAGATCAATCCTCATTTCATATATAACACACTGGAGTCCATCAGAATGCTTGCAGAGAGCAACGATGACCCCCGCGTCGCGGAGCTAACCTACTTGCTTGGTCTGCAAATGAGATATAGTATTATTCGAAGCGAAGCGACGGTAACGATCGCGGAGGAGCTTGAACATGTGCGGAATTACTTTCAGCTGCTGCAGATTCGTTTTCCGGGCAAATTTGATCTGGTGATTGATGTCCCTGACATCTTCCTTGACCTCCCCGTACTTAAGCTGGTATTCCAGCCTATTGTTGAGAATGCGGTATTTCATGGCCTGGAGAAAAAGGTAGGCCCTGGCCTTCTCACAATTTCAGCCCGGAATGTGGACGATACCGCCATCTTCTCGGTAGCTGATAACGGGGTTGGGATGGATTCCGAGACTCTTCTCGCTCTCAATCAGAGTCTTCGGACTCCGAATACAGGAGAAAGATTCGGCATCGGCCTTCGCAATGTGAATGAACGTATCTGTCTCCATTACGGATATACGTATGGTCTGCAGGTAGATAGTTCTCCGGGAGCAGGCACGGTGGTTACGCTTCGAATTAAAGGATTGTCCAAGACAGCACAGATGAACGATATAGGTTAGGGGGAATCACTTTGCTGCGTATTGTGATTGTAGATGATGAGGTCTTAATTCGCGAAGGGCTTGCGCGTATGATTCAAAAAGAAAACATCGAATTCCAAATTACCGCCAGCCGCTCGGATGGGCAGCAGGTGCTTGATGAACTGGATCCCAATGAAATTGATGTCGTTATCACTGACATTCGAATGCCCCAAATTGGCGGTCTTGAATTAATCCGGGAGCTCAAAGAAAGTCATCCCCGGGTCCGTACCATTCTGATGAGCGGCTTCACAGATTTCAATTACGCAAGAGAAGCAATCAAATATTCTGCTGTAGAATATTTGCTTAAGCCCATCAACAAGGACCAGCTGTTCGAGCTTCTATACCGGCTCAATGATGAGAAAATCTCGGCACAGCTCAAAGAAGACCGACATCGCCGGGGTATGCTGTTATCTATCCTGCTCAGTAGATCCTCATCCCCTCAGCTCCTGCCCGAGCTTGTCATGCCGAGGCCTTTCTTCACCCTTATTGCCATCAAGCTGAGCAGAAGCAGCGACCTGCAAATCCAGCAGAATAATCAATCGATTGTTGTAGATCAATTGGAGCTTCAGGAGCGTATGCAGGTACTCATTTGTTATTCAGACAAGGAACTCACGGATCACGAGCTTAGAGTCTTCTGCAGCTCTATCATCTCTTATGTGTCGTCCAGACCTACTCTTCACATGGGAATAAGCCGTTCTTACCCTGATCTGTCGAGTCTGTACCCGGCCTACCAGGAAGCCAAGAAGGCTTGCGACAGGGGAATGTATAGTGATTCCTACTTATATATCGCCAACATTCAGGACCAGGAAGCTCCCCAATCCGGCACGCTAGAAAGGTTAGCCAGCAGCAGAGCTGAACTGATTCACGAGCTGCAGATTCTTAATCTTGAGAACGTGATGAAATGGATCAAGAACGGACTTCTCTCCTTGAGGTCCGAGCATGCGCCTCCGGAAGCCTATCTCAATTATGCTCAAATGATCCGGGAGACTTCAGCCAATGAACTGCAGGAGTTCGACTTGATCTACCGTTCATATACAGAGCTTGAGCAGTACCTCCTTGAATGTATGAGTTATACCGAACTTGAGCACCAGTTCATGAATGCGTTCCTCTCTATGTTCACGGAGATACGAACGAAGCGGATGGGGATGGGGGCCAACGCTGTAGAGACTGTTAAGCAGTGGATATCCGCCAACTATAGTCAGCAGGCAGACCTCCATGAGCTAGCTCAAATGGTGTTCCTGACACCCAGCTATTTAAGCAAGCTATTCAAGCAAGAGACAGGGATGACCCTGACTGATTATATGATTGAGGTCCGCATTAAGCGGGCGAAGCATCTTCTGAGGACGGAACCGGGGATGAAGATTCACAGCATTGGCGCAGAGGTTGGATATGCGGACCCTGCTTACTTCAACAAGCTGTTCAAGCGTATTGTAGGTGTAACTCCCAATACGTACAAGCAAATATCCAGACAATCCTCCGGCTTGATCTCCCCTTGAATCCAACAAGGGAGCTTCTGATCGGAGAGGATTACAGATATAATGAGGACGTGGATGCTTAGTCATCCACGTTCTTTTTTGTGCTGAATCATAAGTCAGTTCCGGAATCGGTAGCCTGCCCCCCAGATGGTCTCAATATACTCCGTTCTAGCTGATCCCGTCTCAAGCTTCTCTCTCAGCTTGCGGATATGAACAGTCACCGTTTGGGCATCGCCCAAGGAATCGAAGCCCCAGACACTGTCGAACAGATGATTCTTGCTGAAGACCCGGTTCGGGTTCTGGGCAAGAAAATGCAGCAGATCGAACTCCTTGGTCGTCAGTGTCACCTCATGCTCCTGCAGAAATATTCTCCGCGAATCTGCATCGATTCTGAGATCACGGATACGAATCTCGTTCGGCACAGCCTTTTTTCCAATTAACCGCTCATATCTGGCCAGATGGGCCTTGACCCGGGCGACCAGCTCTCCCGGCTTGAAAGGTTTAGTAATATAATCATCTGCGCCAAAGCCAAGTCCTTTTATCACATCAATATCTTCTTTCTTGGCAGTCACCATGAGGATCGGCACGTTCAGCTTGGCGCGAATCTGCTTACAGACCTCGAATCCATTCAATCCTGGCAGCATCAGATCCAGCAGGATTAGATCATACTGTCCGCTAAGCCCAAGCTCGAGCCCCTTCTTCCCGTCTGACGCGATATCTACCCGATATCCATTGACTTCCAGATAATCTCGCTCGAGCTCCGCTATAAGCTGTTCATCTTCTACAATCAGAACACTCTTCATGCTTGATCCCCCTCTTCATTTCGAATTAGCGGGAGTGTGATTTTGATACTGGTTCCTACGCCCTTCACACTTTCTGCCTGGATGCTTCCATAATGACCTTCAATCATCTGTCTAGCTATAGCCAGACCAAGACCGCTGCCTCCCGTATCGCTGTTCCGCGAAGCATCCTCTCTGTAGAATCGTTCAAACACGTAAGGAAGCGCTTCGGCATCGATTCCCTGGCCATTATCTGTGATCAAGAGGTTCAGGTAACCTCTAGACTCATAAGCTCTAAGCTGAATCTCCTTCTCGGACTTGTTCATATATTTCAAGCAGTTGCTGATAATATTCGAGAATACACGCCGGATCTTATCACGGTCAATCGAGATCTCCGTCTGTTCTGTGACTTGCAGATCACAAGCAAACTGGACCCCCTGTTTATTAAGCTCGAACCGTAATTCTTCTGACCAGTCCATCAAGAACGAGTGCAGATTGATCTTCTCGAAATGAAAAGGAAGACGATTAAGATCCAGCTTCGAGTACAGGAACAACTCATCGATCAAGTGGTCCATCTCTTCTGCCTTAAGCGAGATTATATTCATATATTTTTGAACTTTATCCGGTGTATCCGCGATTCCGTCTCCAATTCCCGCTATATACCCACGAATCGCTGTAAGCGGTGTTCTCAGGTCATGCGAAATATTCGAGACCAGCTCTTTGCGGTTCTCTTCATATTGATGCTGGGTCTCAATGGACTCCTTAAGCCGTACACGCATTTGTTCAAATGCCTGACTTAGCTCCCCGATCTCATCCTTGTTCGTAATTTGAAGGTCAAAGTCCAGATCGCCAGACTTGATTCGCTTGGTGGCATCCTTTAATTTGCGCAGAGGTCTGATAATGCTCCTGGATACGAAATAAGTAAGCAGCGTGTGCGTGAGAATCAGTATAAATATCAGGCTGAGGAAAAGAATGAACGCGAACTTTTGCACAAAATGGACTACAGAATTCACGTTAGTAATTATAAATACGGTCCCCGGATGACGATCATCGTAGATAAAATTGTATTGTGTCAATTCAAGCGACTCTGTGCCCAGCTTAAGCGCCTCATTCTTTCTGCCAGTGCTCTTGTCTTCATATTTAGCCAGCAGGGAAAGTAGATTATTGTTATTCAATGCGGGTGACACATATACGAACTGGTCCTGCTTACGTACAATCAGATTGGAATTGCTGAGCTCGAGTTCATCTTCTATCTCTTCGAGATATTCAGTATCAGTCAACGTGGATGGGCTGATCTTCGCCGTCCTTCCGAGCTCCCTGACCAAGCGCTCAAGGTTGTGATCCTCATAATAATCCTGTGAGAAACCATATTTCTCATGCAGAGCCTGAAGATCACCTTTGAATACAAATGTCAGCAATATGGCCGTGATCACCATCATAATCAACGGGACCACCAGCATGGCTGCGTAAGACAAGATTAGTTTTAACCGGATGGACATCCACATCTTCCTTTATCATTAGACCTGGGTGCGATCAAATTTGTAGTAGCCCAGTGAATAGAACAACACACTGCTGGCGAGCAGGAACAAGGCGCCTGTGAACAGCGTACCTGGCCGCACATAGGAGCTAAGCCATAACATGTGCCAGTCTGTATAGTTCATGGGTGAGAACGCCGAGAAGGAGCTTAACAGAAAGGGTGCTATTTTGAAAGCCGCATACAATACAAGAGCTGAGATAACGAACCCGCTTACACTTTTGAAGAATTGGGCTATGAACACAAATACTGCAGATACCGCAAGCATCGCGGCAAAAGCGGCGGCGTAAGCGGTCAGGTTACTTAAGATTTCGCCGGAACCGTTCACAGTTCCTGCAACTAGATTGCATACGAACGTGGTTATGAACAAAATCACCAGAATGCCTCCAACTGCCGTAGCCAGCGAGGCTGCCTTAGCCATGAATATATGAAGCCTTGTAACAGGTCTCAGGAACGCCAGCTTCAAGGTTCTCGAAGCTACTTCCTGTGGGAACAGATCTGCTGTGAGCGTCAGTATGACAAGAGGAATCCACAGGCCAGTGTATAGGCTTAACATCTCAATAGGAAATGATGGGCCCACAGCAAGCAGGGCAAGCAGCGGCTCTAGTCCTTTGAGGGCGAAGGCGATTAATACTGGGAGTACTGCCGAGAAGATGGCAATCACGATGACCTTCCTGCGATAAAACAACAACGTAAGCTCGCTCATGTATGCGGCTGTCCACTTATGCATGCTGGATCGCCCCCTTCGGCTCTTGTTGAAGCTGCCCGATATAGAACGCCTCAAGAGACTGGTTTTCTGTTAGCAGGTCTGTAACATAGCCTTCCTTGATCAGCCGCCCCTGAACAACAACACCCACCCGGTTGCACAGCTGCTCAAGTTCATGAATCATGTGGCTTGAGATGAGGAACGTAGTCTTCTTCTCATAAGACATCATCTGTATAAGCTTGCGGAACATAACAACGCCTTCAATGTCAAGGCCATTCGTAGGCTCATCAAGGATCACGAACTTTGGTTCCGGCAGGACAGCCGCCGCGAGCGCTAGCTTCTGCTTCATTCCGGTTGAGAAGCTCTTGATCTTGTTATTGCAGACATTGGCAAGTCCAGTGAACTCCAGAAGCTCATCGATCCTGCGGGCTGTTACATGTGGGTGGAACCGGGCAACACTCCCGAGATACTGCTTCGCGCTCAGGTATTCATAGAAATCCGCTGATTCAATCATACATCCCACCTGCTCCAGAGTCTTGGCGTTGCCGACCCCGCCATCTTCTCCGAACATGGACACAGTCCCCTGGTCATAACGGATCAATCCGGTGACCGCCTTAAGGAACGTAGTCTTGCCGGCCCCGTTAGGACCCAGCAATCCGTATATGTCCCCGGCTTGAAGCTCAAGGTCTATCTGCTGAATGCCTCTGGCATTTCCATATCGCTTGCCCAGGTTAACAGTCTTCAATATCGTGTTCAAGTGTATCCCCCCAAATTAAGAAAATAAGGACAGACAGGTTGTTGAAGGCACCTGTCTGTCCCTCGGCCAATCATCATTATTTATTAGTGTCTTTTACAGCTAAATGTCCGTTCCCGTGGCCTGATTTCAAGGTTTCTATCTTCTTCCCTTTCAGATCAAGGGTGTCCGGTGTTGTACTGCCAATGCCCGTGAAGTCTGTCTGCAGATGAAGGGTCAGCTTGTGAACTGCACCGCTGCTGTCTTTGCCTGACACTATGAGATCAGCTTCCTGATGCTCAATGTAATTAGATGCATTGACATTCGCCTTCACAGAGACATGGTCAATCTTGATATCT contains:
- a CDS encoding response regulator, yielding MLRIVIVDDEVLIREGLARMIQKENIEFQITASRSDGQQVLDELDPNEIDVVITDIRMPQIGGLELIRELKESHPRVRTILMSGFTDFNYAREAIKYSAVEYLLKPINKDQLFELLYRLNDEKISAQLKEDRHRRGMLLSILLSRSSSPQLLPELVMPRPFFTLIAIKLSRSSDLQIQQNNQSIVVDQLELQERMQVLICYSDKELTDHELRVFCSSIISYVSSRPTLHMGISRSYPDLSSLYPAYQEAKKACDRGMYSDSYLYIANIQDQEAPQSGTLERLASSRAELIHELQILNLENVMKWIKNGLLSLRSEHAPPEAYLNYAQMIRETSANELQEFDLIYRSYTELEQYLLECMSYTELEHQFMNAFLSMFTEIRTKRMGMGANAVETVKQWISANYSQQADLHELAQMVFLTPSYLSKLFKQETGMTLTDYMIEVRIKRAKHLLRTEPGMKIHSIGAEVGYADPAYFNKLFKRIVGVTPNTYKQISRQSSGLISP
- a CDS encoding response regulator transcription factor gives rise to the protein MKSVLIVEDEQLIAELERDYLEVNGYRVDIASDGKKGLELGLSGQYDLILLDLMLPGLNGFEVCKQIRAKLNVPILMVTAKKEDIDVIKGLGFGADDYITKPFKPGELVARVKAHLARYERLIGKKAVPNEIRIRDLRIDADSRRIFLQEHEVTLTTKEFDLLHFLAQNPNRVFSKNHLFDSVWGFDSLGDAQTVTVHIRKLREKLETGSARTEYIETIWGAGYRFRN
- a CDS encoding HAMP domain-containing sensor histidine kinase, whose product is MSIRLKLILSYAAMLVVPLIMMVITAILLTFVFKGDLQALHEKYGFSQDYYEDHNLERLVRELGRTAKISPSTLTDTEYLEEIEDELELSNSNLIVRKQDQFVYVSPALNNNNLLSLLAKYEDKSTGRKNEALKLGTESLELTQYNFIYDDRHPGTVFIITNVNSVVHFVQKFAFILFLSLIFILILTHTLLTYFVSRSIIRPLRKLKDATKRIKSGDLDFDLQITNKDEIGELSQAFEQMRVRLKESIETQHQYEENRKELVSNISHDLRTPLTAIRGYIAGIGDGIADTPDKVQKYMNIISLKAEEMDHLIDELFLYSKLDLNRLPFHFEKINLHSFLMDWSEELRFELNKQGVQFACDLQVTEQTEISIDRDKIRRVFSNIISNCLKYMNKSEKEIQLRAYESRGYLNLLITDNGQGIDAEALPYVFERFYREDASRNSDTGGSGLGLAIARQMIEGHYGSIQAESVKGVGTSIKITLPLIRNEEGDQA
- a CDS encoding ABC transporter permease, whose amino-acid sequence is MHKWTAAYMSELTLLFYRRKVIVIAIFSAVLPVLIAFALKGLEPLLALLAVGPSFPIEMLSLYTGLWIPLVILTLTADLFPQEVASRTLKLAFLRPVTRLHIFMAKAASLATAVGGILVILFITTFVCNLVAGTVNGSGEILSNLTAYAAAFAAMLAVSAVFVFIAQFFKSVSGFVISALVLYAAFKIAPFLLSSFSAFSPMNYTDWHMLWLSSYVRPGTLFTGALFLLASSVLFYSLGYYKFDRTQV
- a CDS encoding ABC transporter ATP-binding protein, whose translation is MNTILKTVNLGKRYGNARGIQQIDLELQAGDIYGLLGPNGAGKTTFLKAVTGLIRYDQGTVSMFGEDGGVGNAKTLEQVGCMIESADFYEYLSAKQYLGSVARFHPHVTARRIDELLEFTGLANVCNNKIKSFSTGMKQKLALAAAVLPEPKFVILDEPTNGLDIEGVVMFRKLIQMMSYEKKTTFLISSHMIHELEQLCNRVGVVVQGRLIKEGYVTDLLTENQSLEAFYIGQLQQEPKGAIQHA